The DNA sequence CAGCACGCCGCTGGCCATCGACCCACGGATGGACACGGTGCTGAGCTGCCCCAGCCCGCCGTACTCGTTGACCGCCACGCCCGGCGCGGTGGCCACCAGGGCCGCCACGTCCTTGGCCTCGCCGGCGAAGCGCCGCGCCTCGACCACGGTGGCCGAGGCGGTGGGATCGCCGGCCGCCTCGGCGCGCGGCAGCCGGACGACCAGCTCGTCCATGAGGACGGGCGGCTCGTCGGCGGAGGCGCCGAGGGCGAACGACAGCACGAGGGCGCACGCGCCCCTTGGGACCAAGGTCGAGCTCAACGCCGCGCGTCTCCTTCGGACGCGTCAACCGCCACGACCACGGCACGGGCCGTGGCCTGCTCGAAGGGAGGTCTCCTGGCTCCCGGGGCCGCGCACGACGGGTGCTCCGTCGCCGCTCGCCGCCTCCCACCTTCCCACCGCGTGTGCTGGCCGCGGCAGTGGTGACAACCCTGGAGGCGACTTCTCCCCGGCTACAGTGGCGGGACCGCGCCGGCATTCGACCGGACTTCCCTGTTCCTCCGAGCGGGTGCTGCAGGGACCTCGGTACCGGAGCCCACGGGCCGAGTCAAGGCGAGCGAGGGGTGAGGCGCCCCGCGCGGCGCGCCCGGCCCTGGGAAAGGAGGGAGGTTCCAGGACCTTGCGCGCCGGCGGGGCGGCCTCGACGACGCTCACTTCTTCGCGGAGGCCGCGGCCGCGGCCGGGGCGGCGCCGCCGGCGGTCAGGTGCGGCTTCACCTTGGCGAACCACGACGGCCCGAGCCCCTTCACCGCCACCACGTCCTCGGGCCGGGCGAAGGGCTGCTTGCCGCGGTGGGCCACGATGGCCTGCGCCTTCTTCTGCCCGACGCCGGGCAGCCGCATCAGCTCGGTGACGCTGGCGCGGTTCAGGTCGATGCGGTCGCCTGGCGCCAGGGGCTTCTTGGCGGCCAGCGCGGGCAGGGCGGCCAGCAGGCACCCGGCCGCCACCAGGGCGCGCAGGAGGCGGCTCACGGGCGCACCTCCTCGGCCCCGGCGCCGCGCTGGGCCCCGTTCTGGCCGGGCGCGCCGGGGCGGGCCTCGTCGCGCTGCTCGCGGACCTGCAGCTTGTTGGTCCCGAGCGGCAGGGCGTCGAGGTAGATGGCGATGCTGCCGTCGCGGTTGGTGAAGGCCTGGCCGATCCGCTGCCACCAGCTGGCGCGGTCGCCGTCCTTCTCGTTGATGGCGTAGACGGCCAGCCGCTTGCCGCCGGCCGGCGGGGTGGTGTCGCTCATGGTCGCTCCCTGCAGGTTGGTGCTGCGTGC is a window from the Anaeromyxobacter sp. genome containing:
- a CDS encoding helix-hairpin-helix domain-containing protein → MSRLLRALVAAGCLLAALPALAAKKPLAPGDRIDLNRASVTELMRLPGVGQKKAQAIVAHRGKQPFARPEDVVAVKGLGPSWFAKVKPHLTAGGAAPAAAAASAKK